One stretch of Corynebacterium imitans DNA includes these proteins:
- a CDS encoding DUF2017 domain-containing protein yields the protein MQPWRRKKALMRSGAKFTTKFDPLEREVIGDLTATVSEALIARAQSAPKDEFAEMMGLSTGHTEAPQDPKLARLLPDFEREGDEEFDGDNGLLRSLHENDIIRAKLMNIRVVNDALGPDGGVEVTIDEEEAHQFVAALNDMRLYISADDRGGEGHAQDRERLMEWLAFCQDSLLDVLSE from the coding sequence ATGCAGCCGTGGAGGCGAAAGAAGGCCCTGATGCGTTCGGGTGCCAAGTTCACCACCAAGTTTGATCCGCTGGAGCGGGAGGTGATTGGGGACCTCACCGCGACGGTGTCCGAGGCGCTGATCGCGCGTGCCCAGTCCGCGCCGAAGGACGAGTTCGCCGAGATGATGGGTCTGTCCACCGGGCATACGGAGGCCCCGCAGGATCCGAAGTTGGCGCGCCTGTTGCCTGATTTTGAGCGGGAGGGCGATGAGGAGTTCGACGGCGACAACGGGCTGTTGCGCAGCCTGCACGAAAATGACATCATCCGCGCGAAGCTGATGAACATCCGCGTGGTCAACGACGCACTTGGCCCCGATGGTGGTGTGGAGGTCACGATCGACGAGGAGGAGGCGCACCAGTTCGTCGCCGCGCTCAATGACATGCGCCTCTACATTTCCGCCGATGATCGCGGTGGCGAGGGCCATGCCCAGGACCGTGAGCGCCTGATGGAGTGGCTCGCTTTCTGCCAGGACTCGTTGCTCGATGTCTTAAGCGAGTGA
- the clpS gene encoding ATP-dependent Clp protease adapter ClpS — protein sequence MNCESTSQVPQLSSPMATPDLEEDLKFEVATGENLPWMCIVWDDPVNLMSYVTYVFQTVLGYDRKRANELMMQVHTEGKAVVSSGEKDKVEGDVKKLHTAGLWATMQQAG from the coding sequence ATGAATTGCGAATCCACGAGCCAGGTCCCGCAGCTGAGCTCGCCGATGGCAACGCCGGACCTGGAAGAAGACCTGAAGTTTGAGGTTGCCACCGGCGAGAACCTGCCATGGATGTGCATTGTGTGGGACGACCCGGTCAACCTGATGAGCTATGTCACCTACGTGTTCCAGACTGTCCTGGGCTACGACCGCAAGCGCGCGAACGAGCTGATGATGCAGGTGCACACCGAGGGCAAGGCCGTGGTCTCCTCGGGCGAGAAGGACAAGGTCGAGGGTGATGTGAAGAAGCTGCACACCGCCGGTTTGTGGGCGACCATGCAGCAGGCAGGGTAG
- a CDS encoding CAP domain-containing protein, with amino-acid sequence MQKLPMSNEQLLRTILGVLGLIAAVAVTVNAAQHQPAGGSSNPTVDDRRAGYVAPDFETGQKLEEIRQDFFTAVRQLRSDDALPPVSLDPELQRLAQQHAEGNAVTKTQPNLEPDDGRDIGQVSASMPLENASGHAFLELIIHSQKHMDVLLNPEHRYMGVGVAYGHGEVWVVVAFSH; translated from the coding sequence ATGCAGAAACTCCCGATGAGCAACGAGCAGTTGCTGCGCACCATCCTCGGAGTGCTTGGCCTCATCGCCGCCGTCGCGGTGACCGTCAACGCCGCGCAACACCAGCCCGCGGGCGGCTCCTCCAACCCGACGGTAGATGATCGCCGGGCAGGTTACGTCGCGCCCGATTTTGAAACCGGCCAGAAGCTCGAAGAGATCCGCCAGGACTTCTTCACCGCGGTGCGCCAGCTGCGTAGCGACGACGCGTTGCCGCCCGTCAGCCTCGACCCCGAACTGCAGCGTCTCGCCCAGCAGCACGCAGAGGGCAACGCGGTGACAAAGACGCAGCCGAACTTGGAGCCAGACGATGGCCGAGACATCGGCCAGGTTTCTGCGAGCATGCCGCTGGAGAACGCGAGCGGGCACGCCTTTTTGGAGCTGATCATCCACTCGCAGAAGCACATGGACGTGCTTTTGAACCCGGAGCACCGCTACATGGGCGTCGGCGTGGCCTACGGCCATGGCGAGGTGTGGGTGGTCGTGGCCTTCTCGCACTAG